The region AGGATCATATCAAATCTATCATCAATATGGGTCAGCGATTCATCCAATAACTGGATCACTTCAAGCCCATTAGAAGCAACGCTTGTTTTGATATTTTCTTTTTGAAACAATTTCACAATAAATTTTTGATTTAAAGAATTATCTTCTGCGATCAACACATGGAAATGATCATTTTCTCCGACTAACCTCGAAGGTAATTTTTCTATCTGTATATCTTTTTGATCTGTTTCTTCAAATGGAATCGTAAACTGAAAAGTTGAACCTACATCCAAAACACTTTGAACTTCAATTTCCCCACCCATCAAATTCACCAGTTGTTTTGAAATATAAAGACCGAGCCCAGAACCTTCAAATTTTTTGGTTCTTGAATCTTCCAATTGGACAAACCGATTGAATAACTTAGAAATGTTTTCGGGCGAAATTCCGATTCCCGTATCTTTCACTGTGAACACTATGAACTTTCTATCTTCGCTTAAGTTTACATCCAAACTTAATGATCCAGCAAAAGTAAATTTTAATGCGTTTCCTATTAAATTAATCAAAATTTGACGAAGCCGATTTTCGTCTACCAGTGCAAAAAGATTGGAATCTAAACTAGATACATTGACATAAAACTCTAAATTTTTGTTACGCGCATCGGGTAAAAAAAGCCGAATCAAATCCTTACATAGTTTATGTATATTTGTAGGTTTTAGATCCATCTCTAATCTTTTGTTTTCTAATTTTGAAACATCTAGGATGTCGTTGATGATTGTCAAAAGCGATAAAACAGCCCTTTTTGCATTATCCAGATAGTCTTTTTGTTCTAAATCAACATTAGTTTGTTCTAATAGAGTTAACATCCCTAGAACCCCATTCATAGGTGTACGAATCTCATGACTCATATTTGCCAAAAACTCTGATTTCACACGATTGGCTTTTTCCAATTCGAAAGTTCTTTTTTCAACGATATTCTGTATGCTTTTTTCTTTACCCATAATGATGAGTAGTAGTATTCCAAGTAATCCAGTTAATAAGGAAGAAATGATGAGGATAAATCGCGAGGCATTGGTAAGATTTTTTTGAAAATAATCTTTAGTTGCAATGGCTCTTACATTCAAAGTATGCGAGCCAATTTTAATTGGGTATTCATAAAAATAATCTGCAAAAATCTTTTCTTCATTTTTTGAACAATCTTTTGAAAATATATCAGAATGATAAGGATCTTTGAATTCTTCAATTTTGATACATAAATAATTTGGATCGTTTCCAATAGAAGATTTATTAATAATGGATCCAATTCGGATCACTGCGGTTGCAAATCCAAATTCTCCATTCCATCGAGTCACAGGATAAAAAACCAAAAAACCTATATTATTTTCTAAATTTTGAATTAGATTTACTTTACTCGTTATATCGAGATCCTTTCTTTGCATTGAACTATTTAATGCTTCTTTTCGTGTAGGATCAGAAAGTAAGTTGTATCCAACTGCGAATTTATTTTCTGAATAAGGATATATGTATTGAATGAGCACATATTCTTCGCTATGTGGTGATTTGATCATTTTTTGATCTTTTTTTATTGTGATTCCATTAGAGCCGGGATAATCTTTTTTCAGTTTGGTTTCTACTACGGAACGTGCAGAGTTACGGATCATTCGATTCCAGGATAATGCTGCAACACCATCAGAACCTTCCATAATACCTTCCGCAAATTGATCAAAATAATTCCGATTCAAATTCTCAGTAATGGAAATAAAAGAACCAAGTGCTTTCACCACTCTAATGTTCTCTAATAATCCTTTTTCAATTTCTGTAGATATAATTTGTCCATCTGATTTGATTCGGTATTTGATAAATTCTTTTTCCCAGTTTCTTGTAATGAAAAAAATTGATAAGGTAAAAATGAATGTGCCCATCGTTGCCGAAGCAAAGATAATCAATCGAATCAATTTTTCTTCACCCAAATACCATTTCCAAATGAGAATGAGGAGTGGAGTAAAAATAATAATCCCGATTGAATCACCCATCCACCAAGTAAGCCAGGTTTGAAAAAGAAACTCAAAGTAAATGATCTTAAAATAATATAAAGAAAAACTTCCAATGGTAGAAGCAATGAATGCAGTTACGGGACCTGCAAAAATAAAAAATACCAAAAGTTCATTAACTTGGAAAATATTCAAATTGGGATCCGAATATTTTTTTAAAAAATAAGCCCCTAAAACAGCAGAACTGGAATTCCCAAGAGATATGGTTATATTCTGTGGGTTAGAAATCAGAAACTCAATCCAAGTTTCTGAAGTGGGGAAGTACGTTGTGTTGGTAAAGTAAGCTCCCAAAAACAAAGCAGGCCAAACACGTTTCCCAAATATGATTACAAATCCTAGTGCCAAACCAGCTGGTGGCCAAACCGGAGTACTATAACCATCAATCGAAGATAGATGTAGACTCAGTTTTCCGACAACTAGGTAAAGAATGAATACTGAAATCAAGAGAATCGATTCTTTAAAGAATTTTTTGACCAATAGATTCCAGGAGGGCATTTGATATAAAAGACGATGAAAATCCAAAGAAAAAGAGAGAAATTCATAAGAACGAAAAGGCGAATAGAGATTATTTTTCGTTTGTGGGAGGAGGAACGGGTCTAAACAAAAGAAATCCCCGTTATGGAACCAAATCGATTCAATCAAATTGCCAGCAAATATGATACCGAAGAACGAATAGGCCTTGCAAAAATCATTCTCTCCGCAGTTAGAGAAGAAATACAAATCCAAAAGGACAAAACATTATTAGATTATGGATGTGGGACAGGTCTTATTGGTTTAGAATTATTCGATTTAGTGGACCAGATTGTATTCATTGATTCTTCAGAAGCAATGTTAGAAATCTTAAAAGAAAAAATAATCCAAAGGAAAATAGACCCAAACAAAACAAAAGTAATTGATTCTGATTTAACAAAAATGAAATCCAAGATCAATGCCGACATCATCTTGGCTTCTTTGGTTTTGCTTCATGTTCCAGATACACTCACTTTACTGAAACAATTTTACTCCATCTTAAATACAGATGGTAAATTGATCATTGTAGATTTTGATAAAAACGAAAACATCAGTCATCCCAATCTACATAATGGTTTCAATCAATTACACTTAAAATCATTACTGACAGAAGTTGGGTTTAAAGTTATAACCATCAAAACATTTCATCATGGGAAAAATATTTTTATGAACCAAGATGCCTCTTTGTTGATTTCTGCAAGTTCAAAATAAACAAAGAGGTAAACAAGGGCCCAAGAAAAAATAACCTTTGTTTAGTGAGACTCTGTGTATTTTTTAAAGTTATCTAAAATTGCCTGCCAACCGCCTTGTTGCATTTCCACAGGATTTTCATTTTCCGCATCAAAGGTAATGGTTACCTGTGTTTTGTTTCCCAAAACTTCAAAGGACACACTTGCTTTTCGCCCATCTTCCATAGTATAACTAATTAATTTTTGATCGATGACTTTGTCATAAGTTGCTTCAAATTCGAAACCAAAACTTCCGTCTTTAGCTTCCATTCTCGCGCTATACTTACCACCAACCTTTAGATCGATTTTGGCCCAGGGACACTGCCAATCGTCAGAGGCAAAATTCCAATGGATGATGTGTGCAGGTAAGTTATAGTAGTCCCAAACCTTTTTACTGTCGGCACTGATTGTAGATTGTACGGTGATTTGATTCGAGTCCATAAACGGAAATTGTATCGAAACAATACCTTTTTTGAAAAGTATTTTCTCACTTTTTTTCAGCAATTTGTTTTATCATATCTAAACATTGATTCCAATTTTCCTCAGAATGTTTCAATTTATCTTCTGCGGTGAAACCAATTTGTTTTAAGTGTATGGTAACAATTCCATTTTCTTCGAACAGATGGTTTTCGATGATTGAATAGTTTTCCGGGATATCTGGTAACCCAAAAAAAGCTGTAAAATAAGTGTATTTGAATGTATAGGGAGGTTTAAAACTAAGAATCATACCGTTTTCTTCGTAAGTATTTCCTTCCCAAACTCCTTTAAAAACAAGGGAACTTCCCTCTTTCCAATCAGATATAACTTCTGTTCCATATAAATATTCTTTGATATATTTTGGTGATGTTAGAATTTCCCAAACAATTTCCAAAGAAGAGTGAATCTTTTTTTCTAAATTCAGTTGTAGGCTATGATTCAATTGGTTTGACGTTTTCACAAATTTCCTCTAAAATACTCTATCAAAAATGAAAAGATTTGGATTGTAAAAACACGACAAAACTCTAAATAAGTTGTATGGAGAGGGAAAAAGGAAAACCAACCAGAGGTGTTTTACGACAAAACAACGTTAGTCTTTTCGCCAAACACAATCGATACTTTGCCAATGAAAAATTAGATTTTTTTATAGAACATTACTGGACTGTTAGTTGGGACTTAACAGATAAAAAACCATATTTAGCTGAAACACTTCCTTACCCTAGCATTCACATTGTATTTGAAAAAGGAAATTCGAAAATTTTTGGAGTCACAAAAGGAAGGTTCTCTACTCTATTACAAGGAAAAGGTTCTGTTTTTGGAATCAAATTTCGACCTGGAGGATTTTATCCATTTTTAAAAAAACCAGTGGCAAACCTGACGAACAAAACTATTCCAATTCAGGAGATCACAAACGATGATGTCTCTGATTTAGAAAATAAAATCTTTCAAATTGAAGACGCGGAAAAAAAAATCCAACTCATCGAATTTTGGTTGGAAACACATGCCCCAAAACCTGATTTTAAAGTATCATTTATTAATAGGATTGTCGACCGAATCAAAGACGATGTAAACATTAAGTCGGTAGAACAATTGACAAAACTATTTTCTATCAATCTTCGTAGTCTCCAAAGACTATTTCAAGAATATGTGGGAGTCAGCCCTAAATGGGTCATCCAACGTTTTCGGATCCAAGGAGTGGCGGAACGGATCGAAAACCAAAAAACAATCCAATATGCAGAAATGGCTCTGGAATTAGGATATTATGACCAATCTCATTTTATAAAAGATTTTAAAAAAACAATTGGTCTCAGCCCAGAAGATTACTTGAAAACAATATCGTAAAAACAAACAATTTAAACAACCAATGAAACTAATTTATACATCCACAGATTATACCAAAATCAAAGTCATTGAATCGGCTTTAGCCGCAAACCAAGTTAAGTTTATGACAAAAGGGGAAGACCTGGATGTTTTAAATGCCATGATTCCTAGACATTCGAATTTAATGGAAATTTATGTTTCTGATTTGGACTACTCGAAAGCCTTAGAAATTATAGAAAATGGATCCTATTCGGAAGAACCTCCTGAGGAAGATGTATTTCCCATACAAAGATACAATCGATACAGAGAACTCACTAAGTTAAAGGGAAAAAAAGATACAAAGTTTTTACTGACCTTAATATCTGGAATTTTATTCATTTCGAATTTATATTTTCTTTTACTTTATGTTTTGGAACAAGATAAGTTTAATAAATATAAAAAATCGATGGAAAGTGAATTGTATGAATATAATTTCGATGAAGACAACTATTGTACATCTACTTATTATAAAAAAACAAGAAAACTCATTGAACTTTCCTGTTATGACAAAGAAACAGATAAAATTTTAAATCAAAAAACTTATGATTTCAGTGGAAAATTAACCTCTGAATTTTTTAATCCATATCTTACTGATTTTTTCACAATCCAAAGGTCGTATGATACAAACGGCGTCAAAACTGTAGAGTTTGCAGACAATGACCAAGATGGTGAATTTGATGAGTACATCATTTTTGATGCAAAAGGATCCAAACAAAAAAGGTATTTGGATCAAAATAAGGATTATCGTTTTGATGAATCTGAGATCGTAGATTAATGATGATAAGGAATATACTTTAACTAAAGGAAAATACCATGCATCCCATTCTAAAACAAAAATTCCAAGAGGAAATGGAAATTGCTAAAAAACTCTATAAAGATTCAAAGTATACAGAATCTTTTTTCCACTTAGAACGGGCTCATATCTTAGGGCAAAGGTTTGTTGTTCCCCATACAGTGAACCATTGGTGGATGTTGAAAGTGGGAATTCGTAAAAAAGACAGAAAAGAAATCTTTGGGCAAGTCATTCGGTTGGCTGTTGCGGGGATTGGATCTCTGATCGGAAGAGTTCCGATCGGAAATACAGGTGGTTCCAATATTGGAATTATGAAAGTGTTACCCATTGAAGGCGACTTAAAAGTTTTATTTGAGAAAGCAGAAAAGAACGAGTAACCTTATTGAAGTTTACTGGGGATTGTATCGTTCAGTTAGTTATGTTAGTATAAAACCAATCTTGAATAATGATCATTTATATAACATCATTTAGGCCTAGGTATTTTAATAATTCTCCGCGATTGTTTTTCAATTCAGGACTAACTTTTTTGGTATGGATTTCACCAATATTCTGGCATTTCCCTTTTTTATAGTCTTCACTATAAAAATAACTATCAACTTTGTTTGTTTGAATAAAATTGGATGCCCCCAAAGTACCTTCACCACCATCAACAATGACTTTAACCATAACATCTTGCAAATAGTTGATCTTAAACTCATCAGTGTAAAATTGTTTTGTAGTAACCCCTAGTTTACTAATTCCAACAACCGTAACTGAATGGTTTGTATTAGATGATTTAATCCTCCCAGTTAGACAAGTTATGTTTTTACGAGGAAGGTCAAAATTCCACCAAACAAAACCTTTTATACCACTGACAATTTTATCAATCGAACTTAGATTAAATTCAAAATTATCAGAGGTTGATTCGGTAGTACTAGCTGATGTTTGAATATCCTTACTATCTTGTTTTTTTTCCCACAGGTTGTTTTGATAAGAATACAGATTGTAAACATTGGATGGATTCTGTACAGGAAATTGCACCTCAATACCAGGACCATCAATTGGAACAGGTTGTCCCTTATAAAATGCGTCCATCCGGAACATTCCACCAGATTCAAAAATTGAACTTTCGTTATATGTAAGATCCAATCGACTTAAATAAAAATCAAGTGGATTGATGACTTCCGTAATTCTCAATAAAAGAGTATCCCCTCTTTTGAATTCTGTTGGAAGTTTAAAACTATAATATTTAAAATAGAACTTAGTACCGTATCTTCCTTCCGCCATATTTTGAGAATATGGATCAATATATGTATCCAGAGTGATGAGATGGTTAACAGATAGTTTTCCGTTTGCATCCGGAGTATTTTTTTGACTCCATTTTTTTTCAACTTCCTTGTTCCATTCCAATCTTTCCGATGGATCTTTCCATTGTGCGGAGATGGAACTTACAAAAAACAACGCTATAAATAGAGTAAAAATTAATTTCATATGATTTCCTAGGTTCGTAACAATAATCTTTATCGAATGTATCTTAAAGAACTTTATACAAAAGAATACAAAAGTTCTTGCGGCAGGGATACGAAAGGCTTGGTCACCTATCATCGTTAGATGACAGGTGACGGGAGCGGAACGCGCACCCTGGAGTAGCCCGGTCAAGTCCTACGAGCCCATTGGGGACTTGGTGGCCCGTGAGCCGCCCACCACATCCAAAGGTTCCCAAGGAATGTGCAATGAACCAGAAGTTCGAAGCATATACTATGCAATATTGAACAAATTGTCTGTTATAGCGAATTAAGGGTTTGTCAATTTATTTTGGTCGGGCATGTTCGGTACTTACCAATTTGGAGGAAACAAATGGCGAATACTTTATTTGAAGCAAAGGCATCGTGGGCCGGTGGACTAAAACTCAACTTAGAATCAAGGCAACACAAATGGGTGATTGATGAACCTGAATTTTTAGGTGGAACCGATTTAGGGGCCAATCCCGTCGAGCATCTATTAGGTGGTCTCGCGGCCTGTGTTGGAGTTTTGGTTTCTGTTTTTGCACCCGCACATAAAGTGGAATTAAAAGATTACCAAGTGTTTGCAGAAGGTGATTTGGATTTGGATGGATTTCAAGGTTTATCGGATGTTAGGCCTGGTTTTTCGGAAATTCGTTACCGAGTGAATATTGAAAGTGATTCACCAAAGTCAAACATCGATGCACTTCTCGAACATATTTATAAAGTATGTCCAGTGAAGGATAGTCTTTCGGGAGTTCCTGTATTCAACAAACAAGAGGTCGCGGCAAGTTAATGGAATGTATTTGGTATACCAATGTTTCAAACTAACATTGGTATACCTCTAATTCATTGAATTGGTTTTGTTTTCTTTTAAAATTTTAGAATACGTGGCTAAAGTTTACAAACAATTGTTCATCTTCTCTAGACTTTGCATAATCAATCATAATGATGGTAGCTTGGTTCCAAGCAATTCGTAATCCAATCCCTCGAGAATAGGCATACCCTTTCCAACCTAACTTATGTTCATCATCCCATACTCGACCGTAATCAAAAAAGGGAACTAAGTTAAAGGCAAAAAATTCATCACCGAAACGAGCTTCCGCAAATTTCCAACGAACTTCTGTGTTCCCCCAACCCATGGCTCGTCCCACAAACCGGTCTTGTTTAAACCCTCGTAATGTTCTAAGACCACCAAGTCCTCCCACAAGACCTTCCGTTCCCCACATATTTCTATATTCATAAAAAGGAGATTCCCCTTCCGTCACACCAAATCCAAACCGGTTGGCGATGACAAGTTTATCAAATACCTTAGGAAAAGGACTCCAAAAGAGTTTGGTTTGGGCAAAATACTTTTGGTAATCGTATTCGGATCCAATTGCTTTTGTATGTTTTTCATAAGTGGCCTCTGCAAAAATACCGGAGTTTGGGTCTGGTTCAAAATCTCTAGTATCATATACTAAACCAATGCGGAGGGAATTCACATAACCTCCATTATATCCTAATATTTTTTTGGCTTCATGATCTTCGGTGAGTCGAGTTTTTCCATTGGGAACATCTGCTGTATGTTCACCACCGAGAAGTGGATCCACACCACGTGCCAATCTGCCGTCATAAGTTCTAACAATATTGTTTGAAAATTTAAAACCAGCAACAAGCCTTACTGTTCCACCAACAAACGAACGTTCCGTACTGGCTGTTGCCATTGGGGTTTCGATTGTATAACGGTTGTACATTTTATCAGTGACAACATACCCTGGAGCTTGCGGAAACCCTGAATATGTTTTTCCACCGAAACTAATGGGATCAGAACTAGTTCCTGGTCTGTAGTAAGCCAAGTTGTTTTCTTGATCCATATAACTAGCATTAACAATATGCCTTCCATCTTGTTGGTTGCGATCCAAATAAGAGAGAGGTTTCATACTATCTTCACCAATCCCAAAATACAAAGTCGTCGGTGTGATGGTTAAAAATAGATCTGCTCGTAACCTCCATTG is a window of Leptospira kanakyensis DNA encoding:
- a CDS encoding class I SAM-dependent DNA methyltransferase gives rise to the protein MEPNRFNQIASKYDTEERIGLAKIILSAVREEIQIQKDKTLLDYGCGTGLIGLELFDLVDQIVFIDSSEAMLEILKEKIIQRKIDPNKTKVIDSDLTKMKSKINADIILASLVLLHVPDTLTLLKQFYSILNTDGKLIIVDFDKNENISHPNLHNGFNQLHLKSLLTEVGFKVITIKTFHHGKNIFMNQDASLLISASSK
- a CDS encoding ATP-binding protein, with translation MPSWNLLVKKFFKESILLISVFILYLVVGKLSLHLSSIDGYSTPVWPPAGLALGFVIIFGKRVWPALFLGAYFTNTTYFPTSETWIEFLISNPQNITISLGNSSSAVLGAYFLKKYSDPNLNIFQVNELLVFFIFAGPVTAFIASTIGSFSLYYFKIIYFEFLFQTWLTWWMGDSIGIIIFTPLLILIWKWYLGEEKLIRLIIFASATMGTFIFTLSIFFITRNWEKEFIKYRIKSDGQIISTEIEKGLLENIRVVKALGSFISITENLNRNYFDQFAEGIMEGSDGVAALSWNRMIRNSARSVVETKLKKDYPGSNGITIKKDQKMIKSPHSEEYVLIQYIYPYSENKFAVGYNLLSDPTRKEALNSSMQRKDLDITSKVNLIQNLENNIGFLVFYPVTRWNGEFGFATAVIRIGSIINKSSIGNDPNYLCIKIEEFKDPYHSDIFSKDCSKNEEKIFADYFYEYPIKIGSHTLNVRAIATKDYFQKNLTNASRFILIISSLLTGLLGILLLIIMGKEKSIQNIVEKRTFELEKANRVKSEFLANMSHEIRTPMNGVLGMLTLLEQTNVDLEQKDYLDNAKRAVLSLLTIINDILDVSKLENKRLEMDLKPTNIHKLCKDLIRLFLPDARNKNLEFYVNVSSLDSNLFALVDENRLRQILINLIGNALKFTFAGSLSLDVNLSEDRKFIVFTVKDTGIGISPENISKLFNRFVQLEDSRTKKFEGSGLGLYISKQLVNLMGGEIEVQSVLDVGSTFQFTIPFEETDQKDIQIEKLPSRLVGENDHFHVLIAEDNSLNQKFIVKLFQKENIKTSVASNGLEVIQLLDESLTHIDDRFDMILMDIQMPLMDGMEATKIIRKRDDSYRDIPIIAITANSMDSQLKEYLENGMNGFVKKPIILSELMTAIYKNLEN
- the omp85 gene encoding Omp85 family outer membrane protein; protein product: MNRYSEIVLFSLLFCSFLVTPVSLSAQEYMPSAGCEKDPPPKNLPFPMDPTKQLCKKDIEDKKDSWYLTGLPLINSDPNEGIGYGARAYIYDNGKKTDPLFHYTPYRMRVFAQYFNTNKNAQYHQVSLDMPFIADTQWRLRADLFLTITPTTLYFGIGEDSMKPLSYLDRNQQDGRHIVNASYMDQENNLAYYRPGTSSDPISFGGKTYSGFPQAPGYVVTDKMYNRYTIETPMATASTERSFVGGTVRLVAGFKFSNNIVRTYDGRLARGVDPLLGGEHTADVPNGKTRLTEDHEAKKILGYNGGYVNSLRIGLVYDTRDFEPDPNSGIFAEATYEKHTKAIGSEYDYQKYFAQTKLFWSPFPKVFDKLVIANRFGFGVTEGESPFYEYRNMWGTEGLVGGLGGLRTLRGFKQDRFVGRAMGWGNTEVRWKFAEARFGDEFFAFNLVPFFDYGRVWDDEHKLGWKGYAYSRGIGLRIAWNQATIIMIDYAKSREDEQLFVNFSHVF
- a CDS encoding DUF3703 domain-containing protein; translated protein: MHPILKQKFQEEMEIAKKLYKDSKYTESFFHLERAHILGQRFVVPHTVNHWWMLKVGIRKKDRKEIFGQVIRLAVAGIGSLIGRVPIGNTGGSNIGIMKVLPIEGDLKVLFEKAEKNE
- a CDS encoding OsmC family protein, with protein sequence MANTLFEAKASWAGGLKLNLESRQHKWVIDEPEFLGGTDLGANPVEHLLGGLAACVGVLVSVFAPAHKVELKDYQVFAEGDLDLDGFQGLSDVRPGFSEIRYRVNIESDSPKSNIDALLEHIYKVCPVKDSLSGVPVFNKQEVAAS
- a CDS encoding helix-turn-helix domain-containing protein, whose product is MEREKGKPTRGVLRQNNVSLFAKHNRYFANEKLDFFIEHYWTVSWDLTDKKPYLAETLPYPSIHIVFEKGNSKIFGVTKGRFSTLLQGKGSVFGIKFRPGGFYPFLKKPVANLTNKTIPIQEITNDDVSDLENKIFQIEDAEKKIQLIEFWLETHAPKPDFKVSFINRIVDRIKDDVNIKSVEQLTKLFSINLRSLQRLFQEYVGVSPKWVIQRFRIQGVAERIENQKTIQYAEMALELGYYDQSHFIKDFKKTIGLSPEDYLKTIS
- a CDS encoding putative signal transducing protein gives rise to the protein MKLIYTSTDYTKIKVIESALAANQVKFMTKGEDLDVLNAMIPRHSNLMEIYVSDLDYSKALEIIENGSYSEEPPEEDVFPIQRYNRYRELTKLKGKKDTKFLLTLISGILFISNLYFLLLYVLEQDKFNKYKKSMESELYEYNFDEDNYCTSTYYKKTRKLIELSCYDKETDKILNQKTYDFSGKLTSEFFNPYLTDFFTIQRSYDTNGVKTVEFADNDQDGEFDEYIIFDAKGSKQKRYLDQNKDYRFDESEIVD
- a CDS encoding SRPBCC family protein, translated to MKTSNQLNHSLQLNLEKKIHSSLEIVWEILTSPKYIKEYLYGTEVISDWKEGSSLVFKGVWEGNTYEENGMILSFKPPYTFKYTYFTAFFGLPDIPENYSIIENHLFEENGIVTIHLKQIGFTAEDKLKHSEENWNQCLDMIKQIAEKK
- a CDS encoding SRPBCC family protein → MDSNQITVQSTISADSKKVWDYYNLPAHIIHWNFASDDWQCPWAKIDLKVGGKYSARMEAKDGSFGFEFEATYDKVIDQKLISYTMEDGRKASVSFEVLGNKTQVTITFDAENENPVEMQQGGWQAILDNFKKYTESH